The following proteins are encoded in a genomic region of [Eubacterium] hominis:
- the glpK gene encoding glycerol kinase GlpK, with protein MDQYIMAIDQGTTSTRAILFDSESNIISVAQKELENFYPHPGWVEQNANDIWASTVGVMFEVLAKSGIREQQIAAIGITNQRETSVVWDKETGIPIYFAIVWQSRQSDAYCEKFKDEGLEDMIKEKTGLLLDPYFSASKIRWILDHVEGAQQRAEKGELLFGTMDTWLLWKLTKGEKHMSDVSNASRTMLMNIHTLEYDEDLLKLWNIPRCMLPQIVDSSMVYGVCKGLFDTPIPIASLVGDQQAALFGQTCFDAGSVKNTYGTGCFLLMNTKDRIIHSSHGLVTCVGWRIHGEVDYVLEGSVFVAGAAIQWLRDGLKIIQNSSESEQRATSVQDCGGVYVVPSFTGLGAPYWKPQVKGAIFGLSRGTSQEHIIRATLESLAYQTADVIEAMREDSGLPLTRLQVDGGASRNNFLLQFQSDILHTQVVRSLISETTALGAAYLAGLAVGYWKDQDEIRKQFQIGGKFDPQMDEVSRNARICGWKRAVSAVMIF; from the coding sequence ATGGATCAATATATTATGGCAATCGATCAGGGAACAACAAGCACAAGAGCAATCCTGTTTGATTCAGAAAGCAATATCATTTCTGTAGCACAAAAAGAATTAGAAAATTTCTATCCACATCCAGGATGGGTGGAACAAAATGCCAATGATATCTGGGCAAGCACGGTTGGTGTTATGTTTGAAGTACTTGCGAAAAGCGGTATTCGGGAACAACAGATTGCGGCTATCGGTATCACCAATCAAAGAGAAACAAGTGTTGTCTGGGATAAAGAAACCGGAATTCCTATTTATTTTGCGATTGTATGGCAATCTCGTCAAAGCGATGCTTATTGTGAAAAGTTCAAGGATGAAGGCTTAGAAGATATGATAAAGGAAAAAACCGGCTTATTGCTGGATCCATATTTTTCTGCTAGTAAAATCCGCTGGATCTTAGATCATGTAGAAGGGGCACAACAGCGTGCAGAAAAAGGTGAGCTGTTGTTTGGGACAATGGATACCTGGCTGTTATGGAAATTAACCAAGGGTGAAAAACATATGAGTGATGTATCTAATGCATCTCGTACGATGTTGATGAATATTCATACATTGGAATATGATGAAGATTTATTGAAGCTTTGGAATATTCCACGTTGTATGTTGCCACAAATCGTAGACAGTTCTATGGTTTATGGGGTATGTAAAGGCTTGTTTGATACACCTATTCCTATCGCATCTTTGGTAGGCGATCAACAGGCAGCTTTATTTGGACAGACATGTTTTGATGCAGGAAGCGTGAAAAATACATATGGTACAGGCTGTTTCTTATTGATGAACACAAAAGATCGTATTATTCATTCCAGCCATGGACTTGTGACATGTGTAGGATGGCGGATTCATGGGGAAGTAGATTATGTGTTGGAAGGCAGTGTGTTTGTGGCAGGTGCAGCGATTCAATGGCTGCGAGATGGATTAAAAATTATACAAAACAGCAGTGAAAGTGAACAGCGGGCTACTTCTGTACAGGATTGTGGCGGAGTTTATGTGGTGCCTAGTTTTACAGGACTTGGCGCTCCCTATTGGAAACCACAGGTCAAAGGGGCAATTTTTGGATTAAGCAGAGGAACCAGCCAGGAACATATCATACGTGCTACCCTGGAATCATTAGCTTATCAAACAGCCGATGTCATAGAGGCAATGCGGGAAGACAGTGGCCTACCACTTACCAGATTACAAGTGGATGGAGGAGCTAGCCGCAATAATTTCCTTTTACAATTTCAAAGTGATATCTTACATACCCAGGTAGTACGCTCACTCATCAGTGAAACAACTGCACTTGGTGCTGCTTATCTTGCAGGTCTTGCGGTAGGATATTGGAAGGATCAGGATGAAATTAGAAAGCAGTTTCAAATCGGTGGTAAATTTGATCCGCAAATGGATGAAGTTTCCAGAAATGCCAGAATATGTGGCTGGAAACGGGCAGTTTCTGCCGTTATGATTTTCTGA